A section of the Microcoleus sp. FACHB-831 genome encodes:
- a CDS encoding methyltransferase domain-containing protein: MTSTLYQQIQQLYDASSGLWEQIWGEHMHHGYYGADGTQKKDRRIAQIDLIEELLNWAGVTHAEHILDVGCGIGGSSLYLSEKFNASATGITLSPVQAARAKERAQAAGLSARADFQVTDALNMPFADDSFDLVWSLESGEHMPDKRKFLQECYRVLKPGGTFIMATWCHRPLAGKAGQLTDDERKHLAEIYRVYALPYVISLPEYESMADKISFQDLRTADWSTAVAPFWDVVIDSAFTPSAILGLIMSGWGTIEAALSLGLMSRGYQRGLVRFGLLCGTK, translated from the coding sequence ATGACATCAACTCTTTACCAGCAAATTCAGCAACTTTATGACGCTTCCTCTGGTTTGTGGGAGCAGATTTGGGGCGAACACATGCATCACGGCTACTATGGTGCAGATGGAACGCAGAAAAAAGATCGCCGCATCGCGCAAATCGATCTTATTGAAGAACTCCTAAATTGGGCAGGAGTAACCCATGCCGAGCATATCCTAGATGTGGGATGCGGTATTGGTGGCAGTTCTCTTTATCTATCCGAAAAGTTTAATGCATCTGCTACTGGCATTACTCTCAGTCCCGTCCAAGCCGCTAGAGCAAAGGAACGCGCCCAAGCCGCAGGGTTGAGTGCGAGGGCGGATTTCCAGGTAACAGATGCATTAAATATGCCCTTTGCTGATGATTCCTTTGATTTAGTTTGGTCTTTGGAAAGCGGCGAACATATGCCTGATAAAAGGAAGTTTTTACAGGAATGTTACCGAGTGCTTAAGCCTGGTGGAACTTTTATTATGGCAACTTGGTGTCATCGTCCCCTTGCTGGAAAGGCTGGGCAATTAACAGATGATGAGAGGAAACATTTGGCAGAAATTTACCGCGTTTATGCTTTGCCTTATGTAATTTCGCTGCCAGAATATGAGTCTATGGCTGATAAGATTTCTTTCCAAGATCTTCGCACGGCAGATTGGTCAACTGCTGTCGCTCCATTCTGGGATGTGGTGATTGATTCTGCATTCACTCCTAGCGCAATTTTGGGTTTAATTATGTCCGGTTGGGGCACAATTGAAGCTGCACTTTCATTAGGATTAATGAGTCGCGGCTATCAGCGGGGTTTGGTTCGATTCGGGTTGCTTTGTGGCACAA